DNA from Mucilaginibacter mallensis:
ATCAGTAAATTGATATAAATAAGGATATGCCGGGTTATAGGTATTAAATATTTTAGAGATCTTATCAATTGCTGTATGGGTATTTACATTGGCCGCTAACCGGTAAATAACCTCATTACCGGTACGGCTATGTGCAAAAATTGCTGGCGCAACCGGCGAAAATGGAGAACCCATTACCGCATCCTTTACCACACCAATAATACGTACAGGCTTAGCCCTGTCATTCCAGGTAATCATTTGGTTGATGGGATCTTTCAGACCAATGCGCTTTATTGTTGCCTCGTTTACAATAACATTTAAGGTATCAGCATTATAATCGCTTGAAAAATCATGACCATCAATCAGATCCATCCCCACTGTTTTGAAATAGGTGTCGGATACATATATGGTGGCAATATCTACCGACTCATCTCCCGCGTTTTTCCCCGGCCATTTATCAAGTGAAGTATGGCTATAGATAGTTGTAACCGGACTGGATGACATAGCCACACTTTCAACCGCACCGCTGGCTAAAAGGTCATTTTTAAGGGCATCGTAATGTGTATTTAGATCGCCGCTTAGGTCTGTCGACATTAAACGATCGGCGCTATAGCCGGCAGGCCTGCTTTTTGCATATTGCAGTTGCTGATAAATTATAACGGTACTTATAATTAGAGCAATTGAACAGCTAAACTGCAACACCACTAATACTTTACGCGGCAATGCCGCTGCTTTGCCAACCTGTATAGTTCCTTTTAAAACTTTTACCGGGTTGAATGATGACAAATAAAACGCGGGCCTGCTACCAGCCAGTAAACCGGTGATCAGCACATACAATACCATCACCAGCCAGAATAGCGGGTTGCCGTAAGGAATGCTAATAAAATCGCCGGTTAGTAAGTTGAATGCGGGCAGCGCCAGTTGTGTTAAAATTATAGCTACCAAAAAGGAAATAAATGTGATCAGGATCGACTCGATTAAAAACTGGTATATCAGATCCTTGCGCTGCGAACCTATTGCCTTCCTCACCCCTACCTCACGGGCCCGCTTTTCGGAACGGGCGGTTGACAGGTTCATGAAATTGATACATGCGATAATGAGTACCAACACACCAATAATGCTGAACATACGCACATAATCAATATAGCCTCCTGCCTCTTTGCCATTTTTAAACTCATCATACAAATGCCAGTATTTTACAGCATGCAGCACCACTTTGGGTTTACCCGGCCGCATTTGCGGGCTATGCTGATATACGAGATTTAATATTTTAGGCTCAATTTGGGCATAAGTTACGCCTGGTTCCAGTTCAAGGTAACAGTTAAATGAATTATTTGTCCATGTGGTGCGCGCGTTTTTCATCCAGCCTTCTGTTTGCTCTTTAAAGCTGAATGGTGTAAGAAAGCTAAATTGGAGGGTGGAATTTTTAGGTAGATCTTTTAATACCCCTGTTACTTTTAGATTGTTCTGATTATCCAACCGAATATATTTACCCATTGGGTTAGCATCGCCGAATAAGGCCTTAGCGGTTTCCTCTGTTAAAACAATGGAATAAGGATCAGTTAACGCGCTGTTTACATTACCCAGTTTAAATGGATACTGAAACATCTTCAAAAAATCAGGATGCGCTGCACCACCGGGCAGATATAGTTTTTTATCGCCAACCATCAGATCACGCCATTGCATACCAACCCAATCGGTTTCGGCAACACGTTTAATGCCGGTAACTTCTTTGCGGAGTACATCAGCCAGCGGTATTGCCATGGCAGTTTGTGTATGCTCACCATCATGCTGACTGGTAAAATTTAATTCAACCTGGTAAAGCTGGGTATAATTAGGCAGAAACTTATCATAGGAGAATTCATTGATCACCCACAAACCGATCAGTAATGCAACCGCCATACCAGCTGCAAGTCCGAATATATTAATGACACTATAAACCTTGTTGCTTACAATGTTGCGCCATGCTATTTTTAAATAGTTTCTTATCATCTTATTTGGTTCATTCGTTCATTTGTTCACTAGTTTATTGGTCTTATCTTATGTGTACTGATCCATTGGTTTCGCTGGCTCAGTTACCAATGAACTAATGAATATCATTCGGAACGCAAACTTTTTATCGGATTGGCAATTGCTGCTTTAATTGATTGAAAACTTATGGTAACCAGGGCAATTATTATTGCGGCAAAGGCTGCTACTGCCAGCATCCACCATTGTATGCTTATGCGGTACGCAAATTCCTGCAGCCATTTGTTCATGGCCCACCAGGCTATCGGCGAGGCAATAACTATGGCTATAAATACCAGTTTTATAAAATCTATGGATAAAAGGGCTGTTATACCGCTTACGCTTGCGCCCAATACTTTGCGGATACCGATTTCTTTGCTCCGCTGCTCGGCCATAAAAGCTGAAAGCGCAAATAAACCAAGGCAGGCGATGATGATGGCCAATACAGCAAAGCTGGTAAATATGTAGCCTGTACGCTGCACGTCGGCATACATGTTGGCAAATTGCTCATCCATAAACGTGTACCTGATGGTTTGATCGGGCGAAAACTTTTTCCAAACCGAGGTAATGTTGCTAATGGTGTTCTTTACATCCATACCGGCCACTTTCACTGATACGATGGATGGACTGATCCCTAGATGGAACACCAGCGGACCAATATTATCATGCATCGATTCAAAATTAAAATCCTGCACCACACCAATTATAGGGAATGTACCATTACCATTGGTAATGCGTTTACCTATCGGGTCTTTTAAATGCAGCTGTTTAGCCATAGCCTGGTTAATGATAACCCCGGCAGAATCAGTAGGCATGCTTGGAGAAAAATCGCGCCCGGCGACTATTTTCATGCCCATGGTTTTGATATAGTCACCATCAACCGTCCACGATTGACTGAAGATACCTGTCTCTCCCTTTGTTTTGTCATCGTTATAAAAAGTATTGCCATTGCGTTTAGTGCCTGCTATAGGCAGAAAATCACTAATGGTTACATTTTTTACTGTTGATAGCTTTAACAACTCAGTTTTAAAATCTTTCACAGTATTATCCAAAGTATTGGTGCCTTGTATAACTATTACCTGATCCTTATCAAACCCTACCTTTTTATTGAGAATATAATGCACCTGGTTATAGATAACAAATGTGCTGATGAGCAAGATAATTGATGCGGCAAACTGAAAAACAACCAGGCTGTTTCTTAATGTTGAACTTTTACTGCCATTGCTGATACTGCCCTTTAGTACCTGTGAAGGTTTGAAGCCTGAAAGATAAAATGCAGGGTACAAACCAGCCACCACACCAACAATGGCTGCTGATATGAGCATAACCGGTATGAACCACCACGCCAGCCACGGCATCGATAATGATTTTGAGGCCAGCACACTAAAATATGGCAATAACAGCCATGCAAGCAAAATACCAATACCAAACGAAAAGAAACTGTAAACCAGCGATTCAGATAAAAACTGGTAGATGAGGCTGCTACGGCGTGAGCCTACCACTTTTCTTAAACCAACTTCTTTTGCCCGGTTAGCTGATTTAGCTGTTGAAAGATTAACAAAATTAATGCATGCGATGATCAAAATAAAGCCCGCTATGGCTCCAAACAGCCACACGAAACGTATATCACCGTGTGTATACCCATCTTCCTGAATATCATAAGAGTATAAATGAATATCCTGAAGTCTCTGCAATTTGAGGTGGAATTTTGCAAGCATGGCTTCCGGATTCTTAAAGCCACCTTTAATCAGATCAGGCAGGTAATAATTCTTAATAATATCGTCAGTCATCTTTTTTTCAAATTGAGCGATATTTGTTCCAGGGCGTAATTGAATATAATCAGGATAATTACTAGCCTCCCAGGTTTGTTGCTCGCCGGGCCAGAATGCAACGCCGCTAAGCGTTAATAAAAAATCATATTGATGCAGGTGCGATGTTTGGGGGATATCCTGCATAACGCCGGTAACCGTATAAGGCTTGGTTTTATCATTGTTGAGGTACATTACCCTGCCTATGGGATTTTGACCGGGGAAATATTTGTCGGCCTTACTTTTTGACATCACCATGGTCAACGGCTCTTTAAGCGCGCTTTTTCTGTCGCCATAAACCATAGGTAGTTGTAATATATCCAGCATTTGCTGATCAGCATAGGTAAAGCCCTGCTCATAGCTATTCTGCATTTGATCGGCACGGCGCAATTCATTACTGCCAGCTCCCCCAAAAAGCGAGTTAGGCATTAAACGGCCCGATAATACCACTTCAGGCAGATCGGCTTTTAAAACCTTACCCATTGGCGCCGGGAAGTCAGTGCCCTTTTCTATCTTACCATTATCATTATCTACACCATAAACACGGTAAATATTGGCAGTATCAGGGTATGAGCGATCATAACTCACCTCGTTCCTGATGTATAAACCAATTAATAAACAGGCGGCAATGCCCATTGCAAAACCACCAATTTTGATAGCGGCATACAACTTTTGTTTGCTTAATTGCCTGAGTGCTACCTTTAAATAGTTTTTAATCATTTCCCTGGTTCATTAGTTCATTTCATTTTGCTTCGCGTCATTAGTCATTGAGTCATTCGCTTCGCTGTCATTGGTCATTTACCGAATCAAACTAATGACTTAATGACTATTCCGATCTTAAACTTTTAACCGGATTTGCTACCGCTGCTTTTACAGATTGAAAGCTAACCGTAACCACCGCAATTATTATAGCTGATACACCAGCAATTACAAATACCCACCAGTTTATGCCGATGCGGTAATCATAACCTTTAAGCCATTTTTGCATTACCCAGTAGGCAAGCGGAAATGATACCGCACACGATATGATCACCAGTTGTAAAAAGTCCTTTGAAAGCAAAGTGGCTATTCCTGATACACTTGCACCCAGCACTTTGCGGATGCCTATCTCTTTTGTACGACGTTCGGCTGTATAAGCTGCTAAGCCAAACAAACCCATGCAGGAGATGATGATTGCCAACGTAGCAAATACCTGCGATAGCTTGCTCACCAGCATCTCCGTTAAAAACATCTGGTTAAACTGATCATCAACAAAGCGGTAATCAAACGGGTAAGCGGGGTTATCCTTTTTCAAAACACCTTGTATTGCTGCTATTGATTTTTCAATATCGGCCTGCTTTTTAACATGCACATACATTACTGTTTCACCCTGAGGTGAGGCGCTGAAAAACATTACGGGATCGGGTTGCTTGTTGTACATGTTACCATATACATAATCATTTACCACGCCAACTACTACTGCCGATGTTGTATCCTGTTCACCATGGATCCTTTTGCCTATAGCGCTGCCTTTGCCCATTAGCTTCGCCAGCGATTGGGTAATGATCATGCGGATTGGCCTTGCGGTATCGCTCGCCGTTAGATTTCTTCCTTCTAATACCTTTAAGCCCGTTGTTTCCATAAATTCAGGCGATATATAGCGTTGCGATATGAGCACTTTTGAGGTCGCTGGTTTGCCATCCCAGGTAAGTCCGGATGTATTGTTCCCGCCATAGATCAATGAATGATCGGCCAGCGCTGCATTAGCGATATAATTGGTATTAAGCAGGTCCTGCTTAATTACATTGAAGTTTTTACCCATATCGCCCTGCAACGGAATTTCTATAAGATTATCCTTATTAAAACCTAACTGCCTGCTTTTAACATGCTGTATTTGCTGATAAACAATTATAGTACTGATGATGAGCACAATTGAAACACTGAACTGCATCACCACCAAACCCTTACGAATAAATGCCGCACCACCGGTTTTTAGCTTCACCCCTTTAAGTACCGATACCGGGTTAAATGATGATAAGTAGAACGATGGGTAGCTGCCAGCAACCAATCCGCATATCAGGGTAATCAGCAATAAGGCAATAATATGCATTGGATTACCCAAACCTAACGTAAGCTGTTTTTGCACCAGCATATTAAAGGCTGGTAAAACAAGTATGATAATAAATACCGATACCAGCGCGGCTATAACTGCCATAAATATGGCTTCGCCGATGAACTGCATGACGAGCAGGTTTTTACCGGCGCCTAATACTTTACGTACCCCTACCTCACGGGCACGTTTTTCGCTGCGGGCTGTGGCCAGGTTCATGAAGTTGATACAGGCAATGAACAGGATAATCCACGCGATGACGGTAAACAGGTGAACATATTCGATCTGCCCGCCACCGGTCATTTTACCATCTTTAAAATCATCGCGCAAATGCCAGTCGTTCATACTAAATAAAAAGGCATGACCCAATGCTGTAGGCACCCGTTTCTGTATATAACCGTAAAGCTGTTTATTAACCGTTTGCGGGCTTACACCGGGTTTCAACTCCACATAAGTTGTTACGGATTGATTACCCCAACTGGTTAACCACGGACTTTGATCAAAGTAGATTTTAAATGGCATTACCCATTCAAACTGCACGCTTGAGTTTGCCGGGATATCTTTTATAACACCGCTTACGGCATAATCCTGCTTATTATCAACCCTGATGGTTTTACCGATGACATCCTTATTGTTACCAAAAAACTTTTTAGCTGCTTTTTCGGTGATGACTATTGAATGCACCTGTGAGAAAACCGAAGTCGCATTACCCTGCACAAAGGGCAGGGTAAACATGCTGAATAGTGACGGTTCTGCATATATACCGGTTGCAAAAACAGCTTTATCACCGTTACCAAATAATAAAGTTGTTCCGCCTTCGGTGCTGCGGCAGGTATTGGCAACGCCGGGTAATTCGGTATTCATAGCCGGACCCATTAGGCCGGGGGTTGATGATTCGGTAAACACATAAGTATCATACTGCTGGTTTTCCTCCACCATGTACAACCTGTCTTTTTTAATATTTACCGCATCAAAATTAACCTCATCCTCTACCCATAAGAAAATGAGCGCAGCGCAGGCAATACCTATTGCCAAACCGAAAATATTCAAAAAGCTATAAGCCTTATTTTTGGTAAGGCTGCGGTAAGCTGTTTTTATGTAGTTTCTTATCATTTCTTTGGTTCATTAGCTCATTTGTTCACTGGTTCACTGGTCTTGTCCTACGTTTATTAATTCATCAGTATTGCCGGCTGCAATTACTAATGAACTAATGAGCCAGTGAACCAATGAACATTTATTCCGACCGCAAACTTTTAACCGGGTTTGTTAATGCTGCTTTTATTGATTGAAAACTGATAGTAACAAATGCTATAAGTATTGCGGCAACGCCTGCCAGTGCGAAAACCCACCACTGTATATTCTGGCGGTAGGCAAACCCTTGCAAAAACCACCTGTTCATAAAATACCAAGCAAATGGCGAGGCTATAACTATAGAGATCAGCACCAGCTTTATAAAATCACGGGATAACATCCCAACTATAGTTGACATGCTTGCGCCTAATACCTTGCGGATGCCTATCTCTTTGGTACGTTGTTCGGCAGCATAGGCAGCTAAGCCGAACAAGCCCAGGCAGGCAATAATGATAGCCAGTGAGGTAAATGCTATGGCAATGCCCCCAACGCGCTGCTCAGAGCGGTACATTTTATCAAAATCCTGATCCATAAAGGAATAATTCAAGGTTTGATTTGGCGAGAATTGCGCCCACTTAGCTTTTACCCGGCTTAGCAATGCAGTAATATCAGCTGTATTTGATGAACGAATGGTTAAACCACCCAGGTCATGCCCGCTAAAAAGCACCATGGGCGCTACATTATTTCTCAGTGATTGATAATTAAAATCTTTCATTACCCCAATAATGTGGTATGGCTTTAATTTCATAGCCTTTTCATCCTGTGGATCATAGATCACATGGTTTAGCGGATCAGCATAACCAAGCATTTTAACAGCAGCCTCGTTAATAAGTACGGCATCAGTGTCAGTAGCCATTTGGTGTGAAAAGTTTCTGCCTGCTATTATTTTCAATCCCAGTGTCGGCACATAATCCTCATCGGCATACCATTCAGTTAATAATACGCCATTTTTCTGATCTGCAACCGGACCTTTAAATACTGTTGAACTATTACCATAATTGGTTGTAGGCAAAGCACCGGTAAGCGTAGCATTTTGCACACCCGGTAATTGCTTTATTTCTTCTTTAAAACTACTGGCCTTGTTGCCCAATGTATATACATCCCAAATAGTAAATGCATGATTGCGGTTAAAGCCGAGATCTTTATTTTGGATATATTTTAGCTGGTTATAAATAACCAGTGTGCCGATGATAAGGAATATGGAAATTGCAAACTGGAACACCACCAAAAAGCTGCGTAAGTTTCCACCCTTAAAACCTGCTGATAGTTTGCCCTTAAGCACCTGTATCGGCTGAAAACCTGACAGAAAGAATGCCGGATATGAACCTGCCAGTACCCCAATAAACACTATAATAAGTAACAAGGTTGGTATTAACCACACTAATATTTGACGGGTAATGACTAAGTCTTTATCAGCCATATTATTAAATAATGGTAATAAGAGCCATGCCGCAATTACCGCAATTACTGCACCAGCCAGTGTAACCATTATTGATTCGGCCAGGAACTGGAAAATCAGGTATTTACGCGGTGAGCCCAATACTTTTCTTACCCCAACCTCACGGGCGCGGTTTGCGGAGCGTGCGGTTGACAGGTTCATGAAGTTTACACAGGCTATCAGCAATATAAATATGGCTATTGCCGAAAACATATATACGTATTGCATATTACCGTTCATACCCAGTTCGCCTACCATATTTGATTGCAGGTGAATTTTGGTAAGCGGGATAAGCGTAAGCCTGAAAAAGTTACCTCCCTGCTCAAACTTATCAAAAGTTAAATGCAGGATGCTTTGCAATTGCGGGCCTGCATGAGTTTTGAAAAACTGATCAAATTTTGATTGAAGATTTTTATAATCTGCTCCCGGCCTCAGCAATAAATAGGTGTTAAAATTACTGCTGAACCATGAATCGTCCCTGCTTTGATCAAGAGTCGACATGGAGATAAAAAAGTCATAATTAAAATGCGATTGTTTTGGCACATTGTATATTACAGCGGTTATTTTGTAAAGCGCAGTATCATTAAAAGTCATCATCTGCCCTACTACATTGGTGCTGTTAAAGTACTTTTTAGCGGCGCGTTCGGTTATTACAATACTGTGCGGTTCTTTCAAACCAGCAACCGGGTTGCCATTTATAGCAGGCAGTGTAAATATTTTAAAGATCGCAGGGTCAGCATATATCATGGTGTTCTCCTGTATATTCTGCGTACCTTTTTTTACCTGAAAACCACCACGATCCCTGAGCCTTGCAATTTCATCTATCTCCGGAAAATCGCTTTTCATAGCAGCAGCCATAGGGGCTGGTGATACTGCATATTTGTTATCGGCACCGCCAAATTTTATGGCCTCGTTTACACGGAAGATCCTATCGGCATTTACATTATACCTGTCATAACTTAACTCATCAAAAACATAAAAAACGATCAGCAAACAAGTAGCCAGGCCTAAAGCCAGGCCCAAAACATTTATTGCTGTAAAACCCTTGTTTTTGGTAAGGGAACGGAAAGCGGTTTTTATATAGTTTTTTATCATGATAGTGGTTATTAATTTAAAATGCTTGAATGCAAAGCCAGGTCAATAACAGATAATGACCAAACCTATACCAAAATACAAATTATTAATAATCAGATAGTTAAAACCAACAAGCATGCGCAATGTGTACGCAAGTGAAACACCTTATGTCCGGTTATGATACACATTACTTCGCGTCATTGGTTCACTTGTTCATTAGTTCATTGGTCTTGTCCTATGTTAGTTAGCTCATCAGTATTGCCAACTGCATTA
Protein-coding regions in this window:
- a CDS encoding ABC transporter permease, whose amino-acid sequence is MIRNYIKTAYRSLTKNKAYSFLNIFGLAIGIACAALIFLWVEDEVNFDAVNIKKDRLYMVEENQQYDTYVFTESSTPGLMGPAMNTELPGVANTCRSTEGGTTLLFGNGDKAVFATGIYAEPSLFSMFTLPFVQGNATSVFSQVHSIVITEKAAKKFFGNNKDVIGKTIRVDNKQDYAVSGVIKDIPANSSVQFEWVMPFKIYFDQSPWLTSWGNQSVTTYVELKPGVSPQTVNKQLYGYIQKRVPTALGHAFLFSMNDWHLRDDFKDGKMTGGGQIEYVHLFTVIAWIILFIACINFMNLATARSEKRAREVGVRKVLGAGKNLLVMQFIGEAIFMAVIAALVSVFIIILVLPAFNMLVQKQLTLGLGNPMHIIALLLITLICGLVAGSYPSFYLSSFNPVSVLKGVKLKTGGAAFIRKGLVVMQFSVSIVLIISTIIVYQQIQHVKSRQLGFNKDNLIEIPLQGDMGKNFNVIKQDLLNTNYIANAALADHSLIYGGNNTSGLTWDGKPATSKVLISQRYISPEFMETTGLKVLEGRNLTASDTARPIRMIITQSLAKLMGKGSAIGKRIHGEQDTTSAVVVGVVNDYVYGNMYNKQPDPVMFFSASPQGETVMYVHVKKQADIEKSIAAIQGVLKKDNPAYPFDYRFVDDQFNQMFLTEMLVSKLSQVFATLAIIISCMGLFGLAAYTAERRTKEIGIRKVLGASVSGIATLLSKDFLQLVIISCAVSFPLAYWVMQKWLKGYDYRIGINWWVFVIAGVSAIIIAVVTVSFQSVKAAVANPVKSLRSE
- a CDS encoding ABC transporter permease, giving the protein MIRNYLKIAWRNIVSNKVYSVINIFGLAAGMAVALLIGLWVINEFSYDKFLPNYTQLYQVELNFTSQHDGEHTQTAMAIPLADVLRKEVTGIKRVAETDWVGMQWRDLMVGDKKLYLPGGAAHPDFLKMFQYPFKLGNVNSALTDPYSIVLTEETAKALFGDANPMGKYIRLDNQNNLKVTGVLKDLPKNSTLQFSFLTPFSFKEQTEGWMKNARTTWTNNSFNCYLELEPGVTYAQIEPKILNLVYQHSPQMRPGKPKVVLHAVKYWHLYDEFKNGKEAGGYIDYVRMFSIIGVLVLIIACINFMNLSTARSEKRAREVGVRKAIGSQRKDLIYQFLIESILITFISFLVAIILTQLALPAFNLLTGDFISIPYGNPLFWLVMVLYVLITGLLAGSRPAFYLSSFNPVKVLKGTIQVGKAAALPRKVLVVLQFSCSIALIISTVIIYQQLQYAKSRPAGYSADRLMSTDLSGDLNTHYDALKNDLLASGAVESVAMSSSPVTTIYSHTSLDKWPGKNAGDESVDIATIYVSDTYFKTVGMDLIDGHDFSSDYNADTLNVIVNEATIKRIGLKDPINQMITWNDRAKPVRIIGVVKDAVMGSPFSPVAPAIFAHSRTGNEVIYRLAANVNTHTAIDKISKIFNTYNPAYPYLYQFTDAEYNRKFSLELLVGKLAGVFAGLAIFISCLGLFGLAAYIAEQRTKEIGIRKVLGASIAQVWLLLSFDFILLVTISCIIASPIALYFLHNWLQKYDYRITIGPGVFILSGIVALAVTIITISFQAIKAAIANPIKSLRSE
- a CDS encoding ABC transporter permease, which encodes MIKNYLKVALRQLSKQKLYAAIKIGGFAMGIAACLLIGLYIRNEVSYDRSYPDTANIYRVYGVDNDNGKIEKGTDFPAPMGKVLKADLPEVVLSGRLMPNSLFGGAGSNELRRADQMQNSYEQGFTYADQQMLDILQLPMVYGDRKSALKEPLTMVMSKSKADKYFPGQNPIGRVMYLNNDKTKPYTVTGVMQDIPQTSHLHQYDFLLTLSGVAFWPGEQQTWEASNYPDYIQLRPGTNIAQFEKKMTDDIIKNYYLPDLIKGGFKNPEAMLAKFHLKLQRLQDIHLYSYDIQEDGYTHGDIRFVWLFGAIAGFILIIACINFVNLSTAKSANRAKEVGLRKVVGSRRSSLIYQFLSESLVYSFFSFGIGILLAWLLLPYFSVLASKSLSMPWLAWWFIPVMLISAAIVGVVAGLYPAFYLSGFKPSQVLKGSISNGSKSSTLRNSLVVFQFAASIILLISTFVIYNQVHYILNKKVGFDKDQVIVIQGTNTLDNTVKDFKTELLKLSTVKNVTISDFLPIAGTKRNGNTFYNDDKTKGETGIFSQSWTVDGDYIKTMGMKIVAGRDFSPSMPTDSAGVIINQAMAKQLHLKDPIGKRITNGNGTFPIIGVVQDFNFESMHDNIGPLVFHLGISPSIVSVKVAGMDVKNTISNITSVWKKFSPDQTIRYTFMDEQFANMYADVQRTGYIFTSFAVLAIIIACLGLFALSAFMAEQRSKEIGIRKVLGASVSGITALLSIDFIKLVFIAIVIASPIAWWAMNKWLQEFAYRISIQWWMLAVAAFAAIIIALVTISFQSIKAAIANPIKSLRSE
- a CDS encoding ABC transporter permease — encoded protein: MIKNYIKTAFRSLTKNKGFTAINVLGLALGLATCLLIVFYVFDELSYDRYNVNADRIFRVNEAIKFGGADNKYAVSPAPMAAAMKSDFPEIDEIARLRDRGGFQVKKGTQNIQENTMIYADPAIFKIFTLPAINGNPVAGLKEPHSIVITERAAKKYFNSTNVVGQMMTFNDTALYKITAVIYNVPKQSHFNYDFFISMSTLDQSRDDSWFSSNFNTYLLLRPGADYKNLQSKFDQFFKTHAGPQLQSILHLTFDKFEQGGNFFRLTLIPLTKIHLQSNMVGELGMNGNMQYVYMFSAIAIFILLIACVNFMNLSTARSANRAREVGVRKVLGSPRKYLIFQFLAESIMVTLAGAVIAVIAAWLLLPLFNNMADKDLVITRQILVWLIPTLLLIIVFIGVLAGSYPAFFLSGFQPIQVLKGKLSAGFKGGNLRSFLVVFQFAISIFLIIGTLVIYNQLKYIQNKDLGFNRNHAFTIWDVYTLGNKASSFKEEIKQLPGVQNATLTGALPTTNYGNSSTVFKGPVADQKNGVLLTEWYADEDYVPTLGLKIIAGRNFSHQMATDTDAVLINEAAVKMLGYADPLNHVIYDPQDEKAMKLKPYHIIGVMKDFNYQSLRNNVAPMVLFSGHDLGGLTIRSSNTADITALLSRVKAKWAQFSPNQTLNYSFMDQDFDKMYRSEQRVGGIAIAFTSLAIIIACLGLFGLAAYAAEQRTKEIGIRKVLGASMSTIVGMLSRDFIKLVLISIVIASPFAWYFMNRWFLQGFAYRQNIQWWVFALAGVAAILIAFVTISFQSIKAALTNPVKSLRSE